GGGCGTCCTCACCAGGCTCACCGCCCGTCGCCGTGCCAACCCCGAGGCCGACTTCACCAGTCACCTCATCGCCCAGCCCGCCGCACTCGACGACGACGAGGTCGCCCAGCACCTGCGCCTCGTCCTGATCGCCGCGTACGAGGCCACGGCCAACCTCATCGCGAACGTGCTGCGCGTGGTCCTCACCGACCCCCGCTTCCGCGCCCAGCTCAACGGCGGCCAGATGACCGTGCCCGAGGCGGTCGAGCAGTCCCTGTGGGACGAGCCGCCGTTCAGCGCGATGGTCGGCTACTTCGCCAAGGAGGACACCGAGCTCGGCGGCCGGCACATCCGGCGCGGCGACGGCCTGATCTTCGGCATCGCGCCGGGCAACGTCGACCCCGTCGTACGCCCCGACCTGTCTGCCAACATGCAGGGCAACCGCTCGCACCTCGCCTTCGGCGGCGGACCGCACGAGTGCCCCGGACAGGACATCGGCCGCGCAATCGCCGACATCGGCGTCGACGCGCTCCTGATGCGCCTGCCCGACGTCGAACTCTCGGTGCACGAGCACGAGTTGCGCTGGCGCTCCTCGATCCTCTCGCAGCACTTGGTGGAGCTGCCGGTGAAGTTCGAACCGCGCCCGCCGCAGGACGTCGTCGCCAAGCCGGGCCACCGGCCGGTCCCGGAGCAGCGCGACGACTGGCAGGTGTCGACGCACGCCCCGCCGGCCCCGCAGCCCGCCCCCGTTCCGGCTGCCGCCCCGGCGCCGGAGCAGCCGCCCGTCGCGTTCCCGGAGCCCGCCGCACCGCCGCAGGGCGCCTGGCGT
The DNA window shown above is from Streptomyces sp. NBC_01445 and carries:
- a CDS encoding cytochrome P450 yields the protein MTTPSHSHAGTDEAALSPPPGCPAHALGPGGLRRLYGPEADDDIAAVYEKLRAEHGPVAPVLIHEDVPMWAVLGHGENLHMVRSTSQFNRDARHWNAVLDGSVTPTNPLAPVFSWQPICSFAEGADHQRLRGAVTGAIGTIESRGLRRFINRASNELVNKICEIGEADVVSQFAEHLPMMVMCRIFGMPEEYNERMVQAARDMIKGTETAIASNEYIMGVLTRLTARRRANPEADFTSHLIAQPAALDDDEVAQHLRLVLIAAYEATANLIANVLRVVLTDPRFRAQLNGGQMTVPEAVEQSLWDEPPFSAMVGYFAKEDTELGGRHIRRGDGLIFGIAPGNVDPVVRPDLSANMQGNRSHLAFGGGPHECPGQDIGRAIADIGVDALLMRLPDVELSVHEHELRWRSSILSQHLVELPVKFEPRPPQDVVAKPGHRPVPEQRDDWQVSTHAPPAPQPAPVPAAAPAPEQPPVAFPEPAAPPQGAWRRFLRWWRGY